Proteins from a single region of Anthonomus grandis grandis chromosome 10, icAntGran1.3, whole genome shotgun sequence:
- the LOC126741204 gene encoding glutamate dehydrogenase, mitochondrial-like — MQRRNLSNIPKALTRIDYEIPERYRNAFYLANAAFFDSSNWFLHRAYEVYFPAIKNLFRQNIDEKGISDAKLHSKVENIVESLDQCNSIIDVRFPIRRENGMLKIIRGFRAHYGESVQHAPCIGGLRIHENITRDHMKALSLLFAMKNSCLGIGLSGAMGGIKINPKNYSENELKNIISLYINEMLKKGYCNHGDIIQPDINTGEKEMKWISDAFTKYSGQHHLNSASTGKPLESGGIDNYYDAAAIGALKALETFINNSDITTKINCTNTGLDDKRFILQGIGKVGKCLGLLLEKSGAICVGVKDVDAYLYDSKGIDFKDLLKHKEQHGSIKNFGLSKYEFPDSIFTEDCDILVLAACQKSLACYVARDVKAKIVLEASDGPVTPTAHRILISKSKLVVPDIYASGGSMVASYFEYLRNLQQIGLSADNILRYSNELYKTMFANMNQNQQQRQMMGGISGGTQTSNMSLISSNFIENSLDCVYSEVGQEILKHLDLYKLGVDAKTAAYTVAIQNVFKSILKQKRLI, encoded by the exons ATGCAGCGAAGAAACCTGTCAAATATCCCTAAAGCCCTAACAAGAATCGATTATGAAATCCCCGAACGGTATCGAAACGCATTTTATTTAGCAAACGCTGCTTTTTTCGACAGCAGTAATTGGTTCCTTCATAGAGCCTACGAAGTTTATTTTCCCgctattaaaaatttgtttag ACAAAACATTGACGAAAAGGGCATAAGTGATGCAAAACTGCACAGCAAAGTGGAAAATATTGTCGAAAGTCTGGACCAATGTAATTCCATTATCGACGTAAGGTTTCCAATAAGGCGAGAAAATggaatgttaaaaataatcagAGGATTTAGAGCTCATTATGGCGAATCTGTCCAACATGCGCCATGTATAGGAG gCCTTAGGATACACGAAAACATTACCAGGGACCATATGAAAGCATTATCTTTACTTTTTGCAATGAAAAACTCCTGTTTGGGGATTGGTTTATCAGGAGCAATGGGTGGCAtcaaaataaatcctaaaaattattcagagaatgaactgaaaaacattattagcctttatataaatgaaatgCTTAAGAAAGGGTATT gtaatcaTGGAGATATTATACAACCAGACATTAATACTGGAGAAAAGGAAATGAAATGGATAAGTGACGCTTTCACTAAATATTCAG GACAACATCATCTTAATTCCGCTTCCACAGGAAAACCTCTAGAATCGGGAGGAATCGATAATTATTATGACGCCGCTGCTATAGGAGCACTTAAAGCCCTggaaacttttattaataattcagATATTACTACAAAGATCAATTGTACAAACACTGGTTTAGATGATAAACGTTTCATATTACAG GGTATAGGAAAAGTAGGCAAATGCTTAGGTCTCTTACTTGAAAAGAGCGGCGCTATTTGCGTTGGTGTCAAAGATGTGGATGCATACCTCTATGATTCCAAAGGAATAGATTTTAAA gatCTTCTTAAACATAAAGAGCAGCACGGTtctatcaaaaattttggactCTCAAAATATGAATTTCCAGATTCAATTTTTACAGAAGATTGCGACATCCTCGTTCTGGCCGCTTGTCAAAAAAGTTTAGCCTGTTATGTTGCTAGGGATGTTAAAGCTAAAATAGTTTTGGAAGCTTCAG ATGGCCCAGTAACTCCTACCGCTCACAGAATCCtaatatcaaaatcaaaattagtGGTACCAGATATTTATGCATCAGGTGGCTCCATGGTAGCTTCATACTTTGAATATCTAAGAAATTTACAACAAATTGGCCTTTCAGCAGATAATATTTTAAG aTATAGCAACGAACTTTACAAGACCATGTTTGCTAATATGAACCAAAATCAACAACAAAGACAAATGATGGGAGGAATATCTGGCGGCACACAGACTTCCAATATGTCACTTATTAGcagtaattttattgaaaactcTTTGGATTGTGTCTATAGCGAAGTTGGACAG GAAATACTAAAACACCTCGATTTGTACAAACTGGGAGTTGATGCTAAAACAGCTGCTTACACAGTGGcaattcaaaatgttttcaagtCAATTCTCAAGCAAAAAAGACTAATTTGA
- the LOC126741080 gene encoding spidroin-2-like isoform X1, which yields MVGRKWGPNMNWLNLGLVCLLIARNCLAQQGYNYPTPQTPFGGGQQQPGQGNFPTGTSPSTDGFQAPGGYVGTTPTFPKPGGFSTTSSPIGGGYPEQSPGGFSQRPTGGGQQGAFPSVESTGYPAAGRPSGPAFPQRPTATRLEGFQRPPSTPFTTESQPGQGVSNTQSAAQGPTGYPSAGRPSGPQFSSTGSQQGGFSSQGQQRPQGGTTGGYPQAGRPSGSGFQPGQAPGFASTPGNQGGFPQSSRPGQASQPSSSPGFSSTTAGQEGYPQRGRPTGPGFGAGQPSSGFPSGPSSRPQKGYPGTQRPGSQGYPSQGSFPGQQTGSGGFSDGQRLPQGQQLNGQGGLTPEQFSGDQQQGGEGGFGQPQEDEGDYSAIPGEPDVDYPILSSVPETSFSCDQQQYPGYYADVETRCQVFHICSNNKTYDFLCPNGTIFHQEYLVCVWWNQFDCNSAPSFFGINANIYDYSITGAQQQTGAIPAGPGFEGQGQFGTENQQGGYQGNGPQISGGIGSEGGATGYPSGRPSAGVSQPNQFTGQPQRPDGTAATGYQSSGPGAGYPSGSTTSEQGGSTFNQGYPSGRPSSRPQGPQGPSATSQAPTFGQPGYPSSGRPQGPSFSGSGPQGPTGGPGSSFRPLGGAPAGQPTQGPGYLPPRSGGSQPSDGSYPGSPQTGGGYPSSGVRQGYPGSQTPSGAKQLGSGFPASPQPNGYPGGSTNGFSGSEQSDGGYPAGQKPSGRTQGGVGQPTREYLPPLRR from the exons ATGGTTGGCAGAAAATGGG gaCCCAACATGAACTGGCTAAATCTAGGGTTAG TTTGTTTGCTGATTGCTAGAAACTGTTTG GCACAACAAGGATATAACTACCCCACCCCCCAAACACCCTTCGGTGGAGGTCAACAGCAACCAGGCCAAGGAAACTTCCCTACAGGTACCTCACCAAGCACAGACGGATTTCAAGCACCAGGAGGCTACGTAGGTACAACTCCAACTTTTCCCAAGCCTGGAGGCTTTTCTACTACATCGTCTCCAATCGGTGGAGGATATCCCGAACAAAGTCCTGGCGGATTTTCCCAACGACCAACAGGAGGCGGACAGCAAGGAGCTTTTCCTAGTGTCGAATCTacag GGTATCCTGCTGCTGGTAGACCAAGTGGTCCGGCATTCCCTCAAAGACCTACCGCTACTAGACTGGAAGGTTTTCAAAGACCTCCTTCAACACCCTTTACAACTGAATCACAACCTGGAcaag GTGTATCCAATACTCAATCTGCAGCTCAAGGACCTACTGGATATCCATCTGCTGGCAGGCCATCAGGACCACAGTTTTCCTCCACAGGATCGCAGCAAGGTGGATTTTCATCTCAAGGACAGCAGAGACCACAGGGAG gtactaCTGGCGGGTATCCTCAAGCAGGACGACCCAGTGGTTCCGGATTTCAGCCAGGACAAGCGCCtggatttgcatctactcccGGGAATCAAGGAGGTTTCCCTCAGTCATCAAGGCCCGGCCAGGCAAGTCAGCCTTCTTCCTCTCCAGGTTTTTCATCAACTACAGCAGGTCAAGAAGGATATCCACAGAGAGGAAGGCCCACTGGACCAGGATTTGGAGCTGGACAGCCATCAAGTGGTTTTCCTTCAGGTCCTAGCTCAAGGCCACAAAAAG GATACCCTGGTACGCAAAGGCCAGGCAGTCAAGGTTATCCTAGCCAAGGAAGCTTCCCTGGTCAACAAACAGGTTCAGGAGGATTTTCCGATGGGCAACGTTTACCTCAAGGACAGCAACTTAATGGACAAGGCGGACTTACACCTGAGCAATTTTCTG GAGATCAGCAGCAGGGGGGAGAAGGAGGTTTTGGGCAACCACAAGAAGATGAAGGAGATTATTCTGCAATTCCCGGTGAACCAGATGTTGATTATCCAATTTTATCTTCTGTGCCAGAGACGTCTTTTAGCTGTGACCAGCAACAATATCCTGGATATTATGCTGATGTAGAAACTAG ATGTCAAGTATTCCACATCTGCTCCAATAATAAAACTTACGACTTTCTATGCCCAAACGGCACTATTTTCCATCAAGAATATCTGGTTTGCGTCTGGTGGAATCAATTTGACTGCAATTCGGCGCCGTCTTTCTTTGGAATAAACGCCAATATATATGACTATTCAATAACTGGAGCTCAGCAACAGACAGGAGCTATACCTGCAGGCCCTGGATTTGAAGGACAAGGACAATTCGGCActgaaaatcaacaaggagGATATCAAGGTAACGGACCGCAAATATCTGGTGGAATAGGTTCCGAAGGTGGTGCAACAG GATATCCATCAGGCAGGCCAAGTGCAGGCGTTTCACAGCCCAATCAATTTACAGGACAGCCACAAAGGCCTGACGGAACAGCAGCAACAGGTTATCAATCAAGTGGTCCTGGAGCTGGTTATCCATCTGGCAGTACAACATCAGAGCAAG GAGGTTCAACTTTTAACCAAGGATACCCCTCAGGAAGACCATCCTCAAGACCTCAAGGGCCACAAGGACCATCTGCTACTTCACAAGCTCCAACCTTTGGACAGCCTGGCTACCCATCCTCTGGTCGACCACAAGGTCCTTCTTTTTCGGGTAGTGGACCCCAAGGACCGACTGGTGGTCCAGGAAGTTCATTTAGACCATTAGGAGGTGCTCCCGCTGGGCAACCGACTCAAGGACCTGGATATTTACCACCTCGTTCGGGAGGATCACAACCTTCTGATGGTAGTTACCCAGGAAGTCCGCAAACGGGAGGTGGATATCCTTCCTCAGGAGTAAGACAAGGGTATCCTGGATCTCAAACACCTTCAGGTGCTAAGCAGCTCGGTTCAGGTTTTCCAGCAAGTCCACAACCCAATGGATATCCTGGTGGGTCAACTAATGGATTTTCTGGAAGTGAACAATCTGATGGAGGATATCCTGCCGGTCAAAAGCCGTCCGGGAGAACACAGGGAGGTGTTGGGCAACCTACAAGAGAATATCTACCTCCGCTGAGAAGGTAA
- the LOC126741080 gene encoding spidroin-2-like isoform X2 — protein sequence MNWLNLGLVCLLIARNCLAQQGYNYPTPQTPFGGGQQQPGQGNFPTGTSPSTDGFQAPGGYVGTTPTFPKPGGFSTTSSPIGGGYPEQSPGGFSQRPTGGGQQGAFPSVESTGYPAAGRPSGPAFPQRPTATRLEGFQRPPSTPFTTESQPGQGVSNTQSAAQGPTGYPSAGRPSGPQFSSTGSQQGGFSSQGQQRPQGGTTGGYPQAGRPSGSGFQPGQAPGFASTPGNQGGFPQSSRPGQASQPSSSPGFSSTTAGQEGYPQRGRPTGPGFGAGQPSSGFPSGPSSRPQKGYPGTQRPGSQGYPSQGSFPGQQTGSGGFSDGQRLPQGQQLNGQGGLTPEQFSGDQQQGGEGGFGQPQEDEGDYSAIPGEPDVDYPILSSVPETSFSCDQQQYPGYYADVETRCQVFHICSNNKTYDFLCPNGTIFHQEYLVCVWWNQFDCNSAPSFFGINANIYDYSITGAQQQTGAIPAGPGFEGQGQFGTENQQGGYQGNGPQISGGIGSEGGATGYPSGRPSAGVSQPNQFTGQPQRPDGTAATGYQSSGPGAGYPSGSTTSEQGGSTFNQGYPSGRPSSRPQGPQGPSATSQAPTFGQPGYPSSGRPQGPSFSGSGPQGPTGGPGSSFRPLGGAPAGQPTQGPGYLPPRSGGSQPSDGSYPGSPQTGGGYPSSGVRQGYPGSQTPSGAKQLGSGFPASPQPNGYPGGSTNGFSGSEQSDGGYPAGQKPSGRTQGGVGQPTREYLPPLRR from the exons ATGAACTGGCTAAATCTAGGGTTAG TTTGTTTGCTGATTGCTAGAAACTGTTTG GCACAACAAGGATATAACTACCCCACCCCCCAAACACCCTTCGGTGGAGGTCAACAGCAACCAGGCCAAGGAAACTTCCCTACAGGTACCTCACCAAGCACAGACGGATTTCAAGCACCAGGAGGCTACGTAGGTACAACTCCAACTTTTCCCAAGCCTGGAGGCTTTTCTACTACATCGTCTCCAATCGGTGGAGGATATCCCGAACAAAGTCCTGGCGGATTTTCCCAACGACCAACAGGAGGCGGACAGCAAGGAGCTTTTCCTAGTGTCGAATCTacag GGTATCCTGCTGCTGGTAGACCAAGTGGTCCGGCATTCCCTCAAAGACCTACCGCTACTAGACTGGAAGGTTTTCAAAGACCTCCTTCAACACCCTTTACAACTGAATCACAACCTGGAcaag GTGTATCCAATACTCAATCTGCAGCTCAAGGACCTACTGGATATCCATCTGCTGGCAGGCCATCAGGACCACAGTTTTCCTCCACAGGATCGCAGCAAGGTGGATTTTCATCTCAAGGACAGCAGAGACCACAGGGAG gtactaCTGGCGGGTATCCTCAAGCAGGACGACCCAGTGGTTCCGGATTTCAGCCAGGACAAGCGCCtggatttgcatctactcccGGGAATCAAGGAGGTTTCCCTCAGTCATCAAGGCCCGGCCAGGCAAGTCAGCCTTCTTCCTCTCCAGGTTTTTCATCAACTACAGCAGGTCAAGAAGGATATCCACAGAGAGGAAGGCCCACTGGACCAGGATTTGGAGCTGGACAGCCATCAAGTGGTTTTCCTTCAGGTCCTAGCTCAAGGCCACAAAAAG GATACCCTGGTACGCAAAGGCCAGGCAGTCAAGGTTATCCTAGCCAAGGAAGCTTCCCTGGTCAACAAACAGGTTCAGGAGGATTTTCCGATGGGCAACGTTTACCTCAAGGACAGCAACTTAATGGACAAGGCGGACTTACACCTGAGCAATTTTCTG GAGATCAGCAGCAGGGGGGAGAAGGAGGTTTTGGGCAACCACAAGAAGATGAAGGAGATTATTCTGCAATTCCCGGTGAACCAGATGTTGATTATCCAATTTTATCTTCTGTGCCAGAGACGTCTTTTAGCTGTGACCAGCAACAATATCCTGGATATTATGCTGATGTAGAAACTAG ATGTCAAGTATTCCACATCTGCTCCAATAATAAAACTTACGACTTTCTATGCCCAAACGGCACTATTTTCCATCAAGAATATCTGGTTTGCGTCTGGTGGAATCAATTTGACTGCAATTCGGCGCCGTCTTTCTTTGGAATAAACGCCAATATATATGACTATTCAATAACTGGAGCTCAGCAACAGACAGGAGCTATACCTGCAGGCCCTGGATTTGAAGGACAAGGACAATTCGGCActgaaaatcaacaaggagGATATCAAGGTAACGGACCGCAAATATCTGGTGGAATAGGTTCCGAAGGTGGTGCAACAG GATATCCATCAGGCAGGCCAAGTGCAGGCGTTTCACAGCCCAATCAATTTACAGGACAGCCACAAAGGCCTGACGGAACAGCAGCAACAGGTTATCAATCAAGTGGTCCTGGAGCTGGTTATCCATCTGGCAGTACAACATCAGAGCAAG GAGGTTCAACTTTTAACCAAGGATACCCCTCAGGAAGACCATCCTCAAGACCTCAAGGGCCACAAGGACCATCTGCTACTTCACAAGCTCCAACCTTTGGACAGCCTGGCTACCCATCCTCTGGTCGACCACAAGGTCCTTCTTTTTCGGGTAGTGGACCCCAAGGACCGACTGGTGGTCCAGGAAGTTCATTTAGACCATTAGGAGGTGCTCCCGCTGGGCAACCGACTCAAGGACCTGGATATTTACCACCTCGTTCGGGAGGATCACAACCTTCTGATGGTAGTTACCCAGGAAGTCCGCAAACGGGAGGTGGATATCCTTCCTCAGGAGTAAGACAAGGGTATCCTGGATCTCAAACACCTTCAGGTGCTAAGCAGCTCGGTTCAGGTTTTCCAGCAAGTCCACAACCCAATGGATATCCTGGTGGGTCAACTAATGGATTTTCTGGAAGTGAACAATCTGATGGAGGATATCCTGCCGGTCAAAAGCCGTCCGGGAGAACACAGGGAGGTGTTGGGCAACCTACAAGAGAATATCTACCTCCGCTGAGAAGGTAA